One Paraburkholderia kururiensis DNA window includes the following coding sequences:
- a CDS encoding sugar ABC transporter permease, with protein sequence MTPDLTSSPAPSPYGAERVKQLFARYKVLALLLAVAAIWIFFSVLTHGAFVTPRNVSNLLRQMSITGMLACGMVFVIIAGEIDLSVGSLLGLLGGVAAILDVNHHWPVAATVPAVMVLGVLVGMFNGWWSTWRRVPSFIVGLGGMLAYRGILLGITGGSTIAPVSDNLVFIGQGYLPRVVGDTLAVVLFVVVALLTVRNRRNRQHYQLAVVPMWQDVTKVIAAGAVLLAFVAMLDQYGGIPVPVLLLLALLGIFTWIATQTVFGRRIYAVGSNLEATRLSGVNTDRVKLAIFALMGLMCAFGGIINTARLAAGSPSAGSMGELDAIAACFIGGTSMRGGSGTVYGALIGALVMASLDNGMSMLDVDAYWQMIVKGTILVLAVWIDVVSGSNRR encoded by the coding sequence ATGACTCCCGACCTCACTTCATCGCCTGCGCCGTCGCCGTACGGCGCCGAACGCGTCAAGCAACTGTTCGCGCGCTACAAGGTGCTCGCGCTGCTGCTCGCGGTGGCGGCCATCTGGATCTTCTTCTCGGTGCTCACGCATGGTGCGTTCGTCACGCCGCGCAACGTGTCGAACCTGCTGCGGCAGATGTCGATTACGGGCATGCTCGCGTGCGGCATGGTGTTCGTCATCATCGCGGGCGAGATCGATCTTTCTGTCGGGTCGCTGCTCGGTCTCCTGGGCGGCGTGGCCGCGATTCTCGACGTCAACCACCACTGGCCCGTGGCCGCGACCGTGCCCGCCGTGATGGTGCTCGGCGTGCTGGTGGGCATGTTCAACGGCTGGTGGTCCACATGGCGGCGCGTGCCGTCGTTCATCGTGGGGCTGGGCGGCATGCTCGCGTATCGCGGCATTCTGCTCGGCATCACGGGCGGGTCCACCATCGCGCCGGTGTCCGACAACCTCGTGTTCATCGGCCAGGGCTACCTGCCGCGCGTGGTGGGCGACACGCTCGCGGTCGTGCTGTTCGTCGTGGTGGCGCTGCTCACGGTGCGCAACCGGCGCAATCGGCAGCACTATCAGCTTGCCGTGGTGCCGATGTGGCAGGACGTGACGAAGGTGATCGCAGCGGGTGCCGTGCTGCTCGCGTTCGTCGCCATGCTCGACCAGTACGGCGGCATTCCGGTGCCGGTGCTGCTGCTGCTCGCGCTGCTCGGCATCTTCACGTGGATCGCCACGCAGACCGTGTTCGGCCGGCGCATCTATGCGGTGGGCTCGAACCTCGAAGCCACGCGTCTGTCGGGCGTGAACACCGACCGCGTCAAGCTCGCCATCTTCGCGTTGATGGGCCTGATGTGCGCGTTCGGCGGCATCATCAACACCGCGCGCCTCGCGGCCGGGTCGCCGTCGGCGGGCTCGATGGGCGAACTGGATGCGATCGCGGCGTGCTTCATCGGCGGCACGTCGATGCGAGGCGGCTCGGGTACCGTCTATGGCGCGCTGATCGGCGCGCTCGTGATGGCGAGCCTCGACAACGGCATGTCGATGCTCGACGTCGACGCGTACTGGCAGATGATCGTGAAGGGCACCATCCTCGTGCTCGCCGTGTGGATCGACGTGGTGTCGGGGTCGAACCGGCGTTGA